CATTGTATGCTTGTAAAAAATAATAATCCTAATAATAGCTTTTTCATTTTTAATAATTTATTGGGTTTCTAATATTTTTATTGGTATTAATACTGTTATTTTTTTTGTGGTGCTTCAACGTCTGAAAAAGCTTGTACAAAAGGAGGTAGTCTTTCACCCTTAATTTGAATAGCATCCAGTTGATTATTGAATTTATTCAATTCACCTGGGGTAAATTTTATTTCATCCGCTTTGATATTTTCTAACATATGAGCCATTTGTGTAGTGCCTGGAATAGGAACAATCCACGGTTTTTGCGACAGCAACCAGGCTAGCGAAATTTGGGTAGGAGTGGCTTGTTTTTGTATACTCCAGTTTTTCAATAAATCAACGAGCGCCATATTGGAAGCTAGATTCTCTGGTGAAAAACGTGTTTCCATTCCACGGAAATCGCCTTGAGCAAAACGTGTATTTGCGTCAATGGCTCCTGTCAAAAAACCTACACCAAGTGGGCTCCAAGGGACGAAACCAATACCGAGTTCATCACAAAGCGGAATAATTTCTTTTTCAGGTCCACGCCATAATAAAGAATATTCGTTTTGAATGGCTGCAATGGGGTGAATTTTATGTGCTCGTCTTACAGTTTGTGGTCCAGGCTCAGATAATCCGTAATGCAAAACTTTACCTTCTTTTATCAGATCCTGAATGGCACCAACTACATCTTCAATTGGAACTTGTGGATCCACACGATGCTGATATAATAAATCTATTCTGTCAGTACGAAGTCTTTTTAACATTCCTTCCACCACTATTTTGATGTGTTCAGGTCGGCTGCTTAATCCAGGTAAACGTGCGCCTGTTTCTTGGTCAATATTCCAACCAAATTTTGTTTCGATGACTATTTTATTTCGGAAAGAAGAGATGCCTTCTCCAAGAATTTTTTCTACTTCAAATGGTCCATAAGCCTCGGCGGCATCAAATAGAGTAACTCCTTTATCAAACGCTGTTCTGATAATATTAAGCATTTCTGGTCGTGAAGGAATTGTAGTTTGATAGGTGCGAGTCATATTTTGAACACCAAGTCCTATGCTTGAAACTTCAAGAGTAGTTCCGAGTTTTCGCTTGTTCGAAAGAGTAGCTGGTGTAGTATCTTTTTCTCCAAAAATAGGCAATGAGACGGTAGCTTTTGCTAAAGAATCAAAAGGTAATAATGCGCTTCCTGCCAGAGCAAGCCCTGCGGTCTTTAAAACGGATCTGCGATTCATAATTGAGAATATTAAATTAGATAAGGGTTTTTAAGTATTATTTGAATGTAATTTAAAGATTTAGCTTTCTTTCTCCCAACCATTTTACCATTGCCGGATCACGATGATCAAAAAAACTACTGGTCTTGGTGTCTAATGTTTTGATAGCTTCCATATCTTCAAAATTTAATTCGAAATTGAAAATATCGAAGTTTTCTTCCATTCTTTCCTTTCGAACTGATTTTGGAATAGCAACCACACCTCTTTGAATGAGCCAACGAAGAACAACTTGTGCAACTGATTTGTTGTATTTATTACCAATTGAATGTAGTAATTCATTTTGAAAAATATTGTTTTTACCTTCAGCAAATGGTCCCCAAGATTGAATTTGTACATTATTTT
This region of Flavobacterium lacustre genomic DNA includes:
- a CDS encoding aldo/keto reductase, producing the protein MNRRSVLKTAGLALAGSALLPFDSLAKATVSLPIFGEKDTTPATLSNKRKLGTTLEVSSIGLGVQNMTRTYQTTIPSRPEMLNIIRTAFDKGVTLFDAAEAYGPFEVEKILGEGISSFRNKIVIETKFGWNIDQETGARLPGLSSRPEHIKIVVEGMLKRLRTDRIDLLYQHRVDPQVPIEDVVGAIQDLIKEGKVLHYGLSEPGPQTVRRAHKIHPIAAIQNEYSLLWRGPEKEIIPLCDELGIGFVPWSPLGVGFLTGAIDANTRFAQGDFRGMETRFSPENLASNMALVDLLKNWSIQKQATPTQISLAWLLSQKPWIVPIPGTTQMAHMLENIKADEIKFTPGELNKFNNQLDAIQIKGERLPPFVQAFSDVEAPQKK